Genomic DNA from Equus asinus isolate D_3611 breed Donkey chromosome 10, EquAss-T2T_v2, whole genome shotgun sequence:
TATCTGAGCAGGAAACTCAGGTTTAAGAGTGGTTAAGGAACTAGCCTGAGATCACAAAGTTAATCTATACTGGAGCCAGGGCTTGAACCGAGGCCTACATGACTCCCGAGTTTAATCAGGGCATTACACGGCCTCAAGCTGCACCCAAGAATTCACCCTGCAAGCAAGCAAACACTGAAGCGAAGCGTTCCTGTCTACACTGGCAGACCATACCTTAACACGCTGGATGGAACATAGGAGAGGCTCAAAAAGACGTGCGATGAACAAGCATCAAAGGAGAACACCACGAGGCCCTTTCACACTTGTACTCTAATTGGAACAGAAAAATTACGGAAAACAAATACTATATACAGAAGTGCCAAGAGAAAGacgaataaaggagaaaatggtcGTTCATCAGGAAGGGAATCATTGTGGAAATGAGTGTTACTGCTTCCTCAATTCCTACACATTTATGATCTAAGAATGATGGGGacacaaataaatcaaagacCTTCATGATGCTCAGAAGCTTAGTGTTGGGAATGACAAAGGACATTAAACACACATCACACAATCAGCAAAAAAGTAGAAAGTAGCAAACAGCAGGATGCTAACAATCGGACGCTACAAAGGAATATAACCATATGACATAGAAAAGAGTCAGCGAAGAGAGAGCTCACTGGGAACCGACCCAGGGATCAAGGAGAGACTTCACCTCAAATGCAGACCTGAAGGTTTCAACAGGTGATTCTCAAGACACAACACACACGACCGGAACTGTGCTCTGCAATCCAAAGCCTCAGGGTAACACCTCTACCTGTATTTTAAGGAACAAACGAAGTGCTACGTTGTCTCTCGCTCATCTGCACAATGAATAAATCCGAGCTAAGTATTtaggggagaaactgaggcacagaaattaAACGACGTGCCTCAAAGGTAAAGTTAAAAAACTTATTGACTTCCAGTCCAATGTTCTAGAAGACACCAGGAACTCCATTCCTGAAAGAGCCAGGGTCAACGGAACCTGGAAGTTACCTTCCTTAGAGACCCACGCGGCTGGAAACCTTTGGGCGGAAGCTCCCAGGGGGCTGGGAGTACCAGTCTCTACAACACAGTCCTTTCGGTGGAAAGCTGAGACACAGCCAGCCCACTCTGAGATGGCTCTCTCGAGGAACAGAGTCATAGCCCACATGGACACATAGCTAGAAGTGGAGGCCGCCTCTTCCGCGTGTACTGAGATTCACGCTTAGCAGCAAGCTTTTCAAACCACAGCTGTTTTTTCAACTCACACACCACTCAGACTTCTACAGACACACTAAGTGAAGACCGTAGGAGAGACGCAAAAATGCCAATATTCAACTGACTTTCCCCAAACCCTGAGTGACTGATGTCAGGATATTACTGCATTTTCACAGTGACTTCCCTCCATGCTCAGCACTGCTCTCAAAAGGGTTCACATCTGCAGAAACAGGCTCCAGGGGGCAGCTGGCCTGTCTGAGGTCACCTGCGAGTCAGCAGCCCAGGAATGGAATCTGAGCTTTCTCTAGTGCAGACCGCCAGGCATTTCGCAGAAGGCTGCTGCCCAGCACGATCCCAGTCGTCGCGACGGGCCCTCCAGCTCACAAAGGGTCACTCTCGGGACACGGGCTAGGAGCGGGGCGGCGCCTGGAAAACCCCCTTCGGGTCCGAGTCGGGTAGGGTCCCCAGGACCAGCCGAGCACCTTGCAGGCAAACCAGCGCCCGCGCGCCGGCCTCGCGCTGTCCTCGCGGAGCGCGCCTCCCCCCGCCCAGCTGAGCTCGCCCCCGGCGCCGCGCCGACTGCCACCGGCGCCTGCGGCAGGCCGGCCAGCAAGCGCGGGGCTGCCCGAAGCGAGGCTGCCGTGGAGCAGCGGCGGAGGACGCGCAGCGGGCGCTCGCCAGGCGCACACGCGGAGCGGGGGCCCGGACGCCACGGCCTCGCGCGAGCGCCGGGGAGGGCGGCGCCATCAGCGGGGCCCGGCGCTTCTATTGACCGAGCGCCTCTCACGCGCGCTCGCGGGCTGGGGACACAGCGGCGACCGGACAGAACTCGGGGCAGCGCCGCGAGCCAGGGAGCAGGAAGCGGCAGGGGCGTCCGCGAACTCGGGAGGGCGGGCGGCGGGGAGAGTGGGGACAGCGCCGCGACGGGGAAACCGGAGCCGCGGGGATCCGGCCGGAGCTGCGGGCTAGGCCGCGAGGCGTCTGTCACCAGCGGGGCGCGCGGCGTCGGGCAACGAGGAGACGACGCGCCGCTGGGTAAGCACCGGCTCCCCTCCGTCGACGGCAGCTCCTCGCCCCGAGCCCGGGACGGCGCCTGGCTCTCTGGGGGCCGCGGGCAGGTCGGTGGACCACTCCGCGCACGGGAGGACGAGCAGACGGATGGAGGGAAGGCTGCGAGCACGGAGGGCAGGGCCGCCCGGGGGCGGCGACACGCGGACTCCGGCCGGAGCACATGGGCACCGGGTAGCCGCCAGGGAAGCGGGGGGCGGCGGCGGTCCGGGCTGAGGCTGTCGCGGCGACAGCGAAGCGCCTCGTCCTGCCTCGAGGGAGCGTCACGCCGCACGAGTAGGCGCGGGGGCCGCCGAGGGACGCGCCGCTGGGGACGAGGGCAGGGAAAGAGCGGGTGAAGAGACGGAGGCCGGCGCCGAGCAGAGGGCCCAGGCACCGGCCCCTCTCCGAGAAGGCGCCTCAGATCCCCGCGCGCGGGGACCGTTTGAACGTAAACGCCTCCTGTGTCGGCGCCCGTCAACAAGCCGGGCTTCGCCCTGCGGCCACCACCCCATCTCGCCCTTCTCCCGCCCCGCATCCGGTCGGCTAGAACTCGGTGCCTCACAGCCGTCCAGCCGACTTGGCCCACTCCGCACCTCACACACGGCCCACCGGCGGCCGCCGCCATCTTCGCGCGCGCGCGCCCGCCGAGCCACGCCCCCAGACGCCGCGCCCACGTGACCCGCCCCTCCCAGCGAGCGACTGGGCGGGCCCCTCCGTCACGTGACGGCGGGGCGGGGTGGAGCCAAGATGGCGATGCCCAGAAAGGCAGGGATCCTGCGGCCAGGATGGCGAAGGCGGTGAAGGAAGCGGCCTCGTAGAGACGTCTACGCCGCAGATGAGAGACGGTGGCGGAGACCAGGCACCAGCTCCCAGGACGCACAGAGCAGCCTACAGTGGAGCTTCCCTCCCGCTGCCGGAGAACGGGGAGAGAAGGTGCTGCCTGGGTGAAGCTGCCGATTTCTGTCTGGCAGGGATTGGGGGCCCCAGAGTCCGAGGCGTCCGTAGTTACCTCGGTTTCTCCGAGGTCCCAGGTCTAGTGACATGACCCGACAGTGCGCTCCCCCGGCTTCGGGCACTGGGGCTCCGCTGAGCGGGTCGGTGCTGGCAGAGGCGGCAGTGGTGTTCGCGGTGGTGCTGAGCATCCACGCGGCCGTGTGGGACCGATACTCGTGGTGCGCCGTGGCCCTCGCAGTGCAGGCCTTCTATGTCCAATACAAGTGGGACCGGCTGCTGCAGCAGGGAAGCCCTGTCTTCCGGTTCCGAACGTCCGCAAACAGTGGCCTACTGCCCGCTTCAGTGGTCATGCCTTTGCTCGGACTGGTCATGAAGGAGCGCTGCCAGTCTGCGGGGAACCCATACTTCGAGCGCTTTGGAATTGTGGTGGCAGCGTCTGGCATGGCTGTGGCCCTCTTCTCATCGTGTTGGCCCTGGGCCTCACTCGCCCGGTGCCCAGCAACACTTGTGTCATCTCGGGCCTGGCTGGAGGTGTCATCATTTATATCATGAAGCACTCACTGAGTGTGGGCGAGGTGATCGAGGTCCTGGAGGTCCTGCTGATCTTCGTCTACCTCAACATGATCCTGCTGTACCTGCTGCCCCGCTGCTTCACCCCTGGGGAGGCACTGCTGGTACTGGGTGGCATCAGCTTCATGCTCAACCAGCTCATCAGGCGCTCTCTAACTGTGGTGGAAAGCCAGGGCGATCCGGTGGACTTCTTCCTGCTGGTCGTGGTGGTAGGGATGGTGCTCATGGGCGTCTTCTTCAGCACCCTCTTTGTCTTCATGCACTCAGGTACCTGGGCCTCCATATTTTTCCACCTCATGCCCTGTGTTCTGGCTCTGGGCGTGGTGCTGCCCTGGCTGCACCGGCTCATCCACAGGAACCCCTTGCTCTGGCTTCTTCAGTTCCTCTTCCAGACAAACACCCGCATCTACCTGCTGGCCTACTGGACTCTGCTGGCCACCTTAGCCTGCCTGGTGGTGCTGTACCAGAATGCCAAGAGGTCATCTTCTGAGTCCAAAAAGCACCAGGCCCCCACCATTGCCCGGAAGTATTTCCACTTCATTGTAGTGGCCACCTACATCCCAGGTATCGTCTTTGACCGGTCGCTGCTCTATGTGGCCGCCACTGTATGTCTGGCAGTGTTCCTCTTCCTGGAGTACGTGCGCTACTTCCGCATCAAGCCCCTGGGCCATACTCTGCGGAGCCTCCTGTCCCTCTTCCTGGATGAACGAGACAGTGGACCACTCATCCTGACACACATCTACCTGCTGCTGGGGATGTCTCTTCCCATTTGGCTAGTCCCTAGACCCTGCACACAGAAGGGTAGCCTGGGGGGAGCAAGGGCCCTGGTCCCCTATGCGGGTGTCCTGGCTGTGGGTGTGGGTGACACTGTGGCCTCCATCTTTGGCAGCACCATGGGGGAGATCCGCTGGCCTGGAACCAAAAAGACCTTTGAGGGGACCATGACGTCTATATTTGCCCAGATAATTTCTGTGGCTCTGATCTTAATCTTTGACAGTGGAGTGGACCTAAACTACAGTTATGCTTGGATTTTGGGGTCCATCAGCATCGTGTCCCTCCTAGAAGCATACACTACGCAGATAGACAATCTCCTTTTGCCTCTCTACCTCCTGATATTACTGATGGCCTAGCTGCTGTGCCACAGCCATGGAGGAAACTGGCACAAGGGTAGGATGAATGGTCCACGCAGCAGCCACCCACTTGGGCATGAAGagccaaagggtgagaagcagATTTGACTTTTCAGTTGATTCAGATtcagaataaaaatcaaagctcTCCTAGTTTCTAgttttgctaatatttaaaaagcaaaaaagagggaCCACCTGATGGTGTCGTGGTCCAGTAtgcgcactccacttctgtggccaggaattcgccagttcaaatcctgggtgtagaccacattgctcatcaagccatgctatggcggcatcccacatacaaaatagaggaagattgccacagatgttagctcagtgacagtctacctcaagcaaaaacaggaagattagcaatggatgttagctcaggtccatcttcctcaccaaaaaacaaaaataaaacataagctAAAAGGCTGAAAGGGCAGTGCAACAACCAAAGAACCTGAGTGTGCTGTAGACCCCCCCACCTCAACCTTGCAGTCCTCAGAGGGGAGGCACTAGAACATAGTGGCTAAGACTTACGGTTCTGGTGTCACACTAATCTGATCAGAATCCTTGGCTGCGCCCCTCCTTAACTGTGTGAGGTTCTTAACCGCTCTGGGCCTCAATTCTCCTGTCTGCAAGATGGGAATAATAAGAACCTGCACCTCCCAGCGTGTCGTGAGGACGCGGTGAGGTGTGGTGTGTGAAGTGTCCAGCCCAGGTCCTGCACATAATCAGCAATCAGTAAGGGAAAGTGTCACTGTTACCCAAGGCCAGTCCTCACCTCAGCAAAAAGCCAGGCAAGCCAAGGGGTTTTCTGGGTTGTCCTTGGAGACCAGAGTGACCTTCCTCCCGTGGCCTCACTTGGAGGAGAAGCCAAAAGGCAAGAGCCAAGTGCCTGTGGTTTCTCCCATTGGGACTGAGGACCCAGGAGGAGCTGAGAGGAAAGGGGATCTCCTCACTGCACATGTGGAAGGGCTGGAGGAAGAGGATCAGGCCCTGGGCTGACTTCCCATTTCAGCCaaccccacccctgcctcagGGTCTCTGCTGCCTGGCTGAGTGGTGCTGAAGAAAGATGGGCTGGACAGCACGGGGTCCTTGTCAGCGGGTCCTTCCTGAGACCCTCTCACACTCCAGTCTTGTCCAAACCTGTGTTTGTCTCTTCTCTTGGCAAGAATTAGAGCCTGGGGAGCTGGCAGAGGTTACTGAGAATTCAGAATGGCTCTCCTGTGGGGGCCATGCTCTGGCCTTGCTCACTGTGAGGGCATGGTCTGGATCTGCCTGGTTCCCCACCACAACCCCCAGTGCCAGAGGAACCTGGCACTTAGCACGATCTCGGTAGAGGTTCCCCAAATGGATGAACATTGCCCATCAGTGGGAGAAGAGCACAGCAGCTTTCATGAGGCTGGACAAGGTTATCCCCCCATCTTACGCAGCCTAACAGGGAGGGGCCTACCAGGAAGACGTGAGAACTTTGGCCCAACAAGGCCAGAGGCCAGGAGCAGAGCTCTCGGGAGACTGTGGTCCTGCCTGGGAATCACTGCCAAGTCGTTTCCTTCAGAGGACATTCCCTGGGGGCTCGAGGAGCCTTAACAAATCCTCCCTCTCTCAGGTTCCCTTCTACTGCTTGCTTAGGAGGTGGCTGAATGTGGGAGGAGCACCGGCTTTGCCTCTCCGACTCCCCGGGCGGCCTCGGGGAAAGGGCTCTGTCCTCTGGGCCTTGGTTTGTCCTGTAGACAGTGGGGGCCGGAAATCAAGGTTACAAACTTACATGGCTGCTCAGGCCTTGCAGGTAATGCCACGAAGGAGGACAGTGGAAGTGGGAAGCAGCTCGTGTGCCTCTAAAAGGCAGCTCCAGCCAGTCGTCACCACGCTAGGCGACACGCCCAGTGTGGCTGACCTCCCGTTCAAGGAAGCTTAGAGACCTGGATCGCTATGTGAAATCTCCCAAATTTCAAAAGTGTTTATGAAAATGCTGAGGCCCACACAAAACATGTCTGCGGTCTGGAATCAGCCGGTGGCCCCCAGTTTGCACCCTCCAGGCCAGGCCCCGGCTAAGCAGGTTTTGGATTTGGTCATTGTTCCTGCAGAAGGTCTGGGTGCCTGCCAAGCATGTCGAAGATGGAGGGACCCATTGAGCCCCTCGTCTGGCCCCCTGATTGTGCAAGCGGGAacacaggcccagagagaggaagggcctgGCCTGAGGCCAGAAAGCGAGTTGGTCACAGAGCCAGGACCAGAATGTGGGACTCTGGATTCCCAGTCCTGGGCTTATTTCCCCTCCCCATGCAAGGAGGCCCAGGAACGGAGAGGGCAGAAGCACAGGCTCTGGATCAGGCTGCCATCGCTGAACAACTGCACAGCTTTGTGACAGGCAGGTCTCTTAACCTTCAcatgcctcagcttcttcatctataaaaggggGTGGTTAGAGCACAGACCGGAATGTGTGAGGGCTCAGTGAGATGAAGCATGTAGAGCGGTCGGCACGGTGAGTGCCCACGAAATGTCATGGTATTAAAATCATGCAGACCTCACCAGGCCGGGCTGAGGTGTCTGGGATGATTTTCAGCTGGGCTCTCATCTTGAGAGCGAGGCTGCTTGGGAAAAAAGGATGGAGAAGCTGCATTTAGGGGTCATTTTTATTCAATATCTTGCACAGTAGTAATCAGGGGTTATTTTTATTCAGTATCTTGCACTGTAATCATCAGAATTCCAtctgagaggagagaagagtAAGAAGCCGGCAGGGAAGTGGCCAGAACCCTTTCACGGCTGAGAGGCTGGCTCTAGAGGGAGGTGGTGTTGGGCAGcggggaggcagagagacagagatcttGAGAAGGCCACCCAGCCCAGGCTCCTGCTGCCCGGCTGTCACCTCCAGCCACATCTCCAGGGCTGAGGGGTGCAGACACTGGCAGAAAGAAAGCCCAGGAGGAGAGATGTGCCTTcctggttggggggaggggggtggggggggccgtGGGGCAGGGGGGAGGCGGGTTAGCTGCTGGTATTTGCAGCCCACAGCTTCACCAGGAGGGGCAGTGTCCCCGCCCTGAGACGGCACTTAGGTGTACAGTGGGGGAAAGGGCAGCTCAGCTGTTGGCTGGAGCCTGCAGAGGATAGAAGAGGTGACCTTGAAATGCCAGCACCActgctcccagcctccaggacgtCTTCAGGAGCCTGTGCTGCAACACACCCTGCCACCTACCAGTTCTCTGGGCTCCAGACGGTGCCAGAGGCCTCCATGAGGTGGAAAGTGTAGACATGGCGCGAGTGGTCAGACAGGTTCTGCTCGCTCTTGTGCACCACTTCTCCATGAATTAGGACGAGGGATCCTGGCAGGGACCCAGCAGGTCAGAACACTCAGGGCAGGAAGGGACATGGGGCCCTCCTCCCTCAAGAGGTTTTGTGGCCTATTCACACCCATTCTCGTCCCTGACGGCTCAGGGGCCTGCAGCCTGCCCCAGGGTTGGAGGCTGTGCTGTTGAACCTGGGTTCCTTGGCATCAGTCCCTTCTGCTGTGGCCCATGCCCTGGGCAAGCCTTAGCAAGGGCATCCCCTGCGTGGTATTAGTAGACCCAGGCAGAAGCTGTCTGTACTGTGGCAGGTAGCTGGGCCCTCGCCAGTGGACGCTGAGCTGGACCTCAATTCTCCCTTTTCTAAAAGGAAggcggggccggccctgtggctgagtgattacgTTCTCGTGCTCCAGCTTCGGCGTCCCAGGATTTTGCTGCTTCAGTTCCTGGATGTCTACCTAGCACCAcccatgaggccatgctgaggtggcgtcctataTAACAGAACTACAAGGACCTATAACttgcatatacaactatgtactagggggctttgggaagaagaaaaaagattgccaacagatgttacctcaggtgccaatctttaaaaaactaaataaataaataaaagtggttGTCCTAATAGCCAGCATCTGTTGAGCACTTGCTGTGCACCATACAGGTTCCATGTAAACATCTTATATACATCATCCCACTGACTTCCCCGCTTTACATTTGGGGAAACAGGCTTACAGAGTTTCAGTCATTTGCTCAAAGAGACAGCCCCAACATAGCCGAGTCTGGATTCTAGCCTGATCTGGGAGAACTTGTTGCTCCCACTGCTTCCTGACTTCCCAGTCTGACCTTCCCTCTTTCTGTGACTTCATAGCCCTCAGGTGAGCTGGGTGCTAAAAGCACACGCCCACGAGCATGGCCTCAGGGCCCTTCCTCACTGTCCTCTGCATCCTGCCTACCTCTCCCCACTTCTGTGGGCACATAGAGGCTGTTGTCCCAGGCTGGGTCTGATCCCCGGATGGAgatcccagtcatggaaccagcAGTGGTCCGGACCATCCTTCTGGACACTCCACCTGCAGGCAAAGATGGAGCCTTTAGCCTCTCTTTTTTCCCTGGTCCCTCTCCCATGAGGGTGGGGTACTAGTGGGCAGGGAGAAACAGGTGTTCTCACTGGTGTGGGAGCCAGGGATGAACCAGAGGCAGCCGTTCTCCACCGTGGTGTCCTCCAGTGCGATCCACAAACCCAGCAACCGGCCCAGGGGCTCCGTGTACAGGAAGGTGGCATCCTGGTGGGCAGGGACTGCAGCAGGCCCACCTTGGCATGAGGAGCCCggcctcccctcaccccagctcaCTTCCCTCTCCCCAGTCCTCTCAGAGCACTCCAGGTCCAGCCTTCCCATCCCGGGATCAGTTCCAGTCTCCCCACTTTCCTGGCCCACAGACTCGGGGCAAGAGAGTTCCCCTCTCAAGGCCTCCAGGTCCTAAAGGGCAAAGTGGCCCCAACAATAACCTGCCTCATAGGGCTGCTGGAGGAGTCCGTGAGACAGTGTGAGACGTGCTCGGTACAGGGCCCAACATTGAAATGGCTTGCTACAAAGTAGCTGCTATTGTTTAATTCCAGCCAGGTAACGAAAGCCACTGTCCTGAGCCAGGGACGAGCATCTCCAGCCACCAGAGAATCCAGCTGCTGGGGTAACAGGGGGCAACTGACCAAACCTCCACATTTTAACCTGCCACGTGCTGCTGGGGCCCAGCCCGGATGGCAGACCAGCCAACAGAGGACCTGAGCCCCTAATCACAAAGTAGAGGGTGttcatctctcctccttcctccccgaGGAGCTGGGTGTTTTCCGAGCACCAAACTTTAAGAGGGACTGTGACAATCCGACAGTGTCCAGAGGAAGGTGTCCTAGTGGTGGCACTCCAGAGCATTCTGAGGTGGATTGGCTGAAGGAAGTGGGGTGCTGGCCTTGGGGAGGGGCTGGTCATCCCTCCACCCGGGGGAGGCCGTCAAGGGCATCtgtgcagcctggggtttggaaTGACATCAGCAAGTCTATGTTACACCAGTCCTCCAGGGAACTTGTGAAAATCCAGATTCCCAGGCCCTTGCAGTCCTGCTGGAAGATCTCAGGGAATGGCACACAGGAATGTGTACTTATAACCAGCTAGGACTTGCTGCCAGGTTCTGGAACCACTGCTCCCAGGCCTCCAGGTCGCACTCCCAATCCATGGTTCCGGGAAGGAATGGCCCAGGCTCTTGCCTACAGACATCTCAGCAGCTACTTTCCCTCCCCACAAAGACCTGATAACCACTAATGGCCCAGACTTCCCTCCGTGGCCTTTGCTGGGCCCCACAGCCTGTTCTCAGCTCACCTTTGCCGCCAATACGAGGTTGCTGCAAGAGAGACGAAGGGCCAGGTGAGACCAGAGGAGAGCTGGGGGAGCAGGGGCCTGCTCTGAGTCTGGGAGATGCTCTTCCCTGACCACAGGTGTTGACCTCCAAGCATTGCACATGAGTACCAGAAtcgagcacctactgtgtgccaggcccaggaAGGCTGCAGAGAGAATGAGCACCCTGCCCGACGGGGCGCTCCCAGTGTGAGCACATGCATGCCTAACAAGGACACGAGGCATGAGTGATGGGCagcaggagaggctggggccCAGGCCTGAAGTTAAACCGGGGTCAGAGATGGGTCCCTCTCTTCCTAAGGGACCTGGAAGGCTTCTTGGACGAGGTGGcactgagctgggccttgaaagCCCAGAGCAGAGCATTTCAATAGCCaatgaagggaggaaggagtCCTGGGGATCCCCTTCCTTCCCACCACCAAATTTGAACTGAGCACCAACTAAGTGCCTGGCACTTTAACCAGAGAAGACTGACTTTGTGTCTTCTCCCCCAACTTAACAAAAATTCCTCAGGGAAGCAGCTTTTGGCCCATTGTAAGGAGGCGCTTTGGAAGAGCactctgcccattttacagagggtcagctgaggcctggggaggccgCGAAGCTCACCTTAAAGATGTACATGCTCTGCACCACGACAGGTCTATGGAAGCCCAGACTTCTGGCCACGgcctggaaggaggcagaggtcaCTGCTGGCCTGCTCACACTCACATCTGGCCCACGCacctgccctcgccccacccctgCTCACCTGCACCTTGGAGGAGTGGGTGGCACCCTTGAAGACAGGGTCGTGGGCGTGCAGAGCTGCGGGACAGAGACAGTGGAGGGGCCAGTGTCCCACCCGCACGAGTCCCTTCCGGGCCTAGCCCTGAGCACCTAGACTCAGGCCTCACTTTGACATTTTCACCTATTTTGTGTGCATTAAGCTTTGTGCCTGTTTATAACTGAGGAATGGGCCCCACAGATGCTTCATCCCACCCCAGGACCCACCCACCCATGACCTTCATCTTGACCTTCCAGCCATCTGGGAACCTCACAGCTCTGACTTCACAGGGCCCATAACTTGCTAGCGATCTTGGTACTGGCACTTACAGTATGCGACTTTGAGCCATCGTTTCTCTCCTTTaagcctcagcctcctctctgTGCAATGGGACTGGAAGAGTGGCCCTGCCCCTAGGCCGCCGTAGGACCCAATGGGCTAATGCAGGTGCAACCACAGCCGGGCCTGCACAGAATAGCCCCTCTCCTCACTATTTGCTATTATTACAAAAAGTGACCg
This window encodes:
- the LOC139046326 gene encoding LOW QUALITY PROTEIN: dolichol kinase-like (The sequence of the model RefSeq protein was modified relative to this genomic sequence to represent the inferred CDS: inserted 1 base in 1 codon), with translation MTRQCAPPASGTGAPLSGSVLAEAAVVFAVVLSIHAAVWDRYSWCAVALAVQAFYVQYKWDRLLQQGSPVFRFRTSANSGLLPASVVMPLLGLVMKERCQSAGNPYFERFGIVVAASGMAVALFSXVLALGLTRPVPSNTCVISGLAGGVIIYIMKHSLSVGEVIEVLEVLLIFVYLNMILLYLLPRCFTPGEALLVLGGISFMLNQLIRRSLTVVESQGDPVDFFLLVVVVGMVLMGVFFSTLFVFMHSGTWASIFFHLMPCVLALGVVLPWLHRLIHRNPLLWLLQFLFQTNTRIYLLAYWTLLATLACLVVLYQNAKRSSSESKKHQAPTIARKYFHFIVVATYIPGIVFDRSLLYVAATVCLAVFLFLEYVRYFRIKPLGHTLRSLLSLFLDERDSGPLILTHIYLLLGMSLPIWLVPRPCTQKGSLGGARALVPYAGVLAVGVGDTVASIFGSTMGEIRWPGTKKTFEGTMTSIFAQIISVALILIFDSGVDLNYSYAWILGSISIVSLLEAYTTQIDNLLLPLYLLILLMA
- the LOC139039714 gene encoding phytanoyl-CoA dioxygenase domain-containing protein 1-like isoform X5, translating into MRGVEFQEDGFLVLEGFLSAEECVALQQRIGQIVAEMDVPPHCRAEFPPRILNKAEEQQKTQDNTEYFLSSGDKIRFFFEKGVFDEKGNFLVPPEKSINKIGHALHAHDPVFKGATHSSKVQAVARSLGFHRPVVVQSMYIFKQPRIGGKVPAHQDATFLYTEPLGRLLGLWIALEDTTVENGCLWFIPGSHTSGVSRRMVRTTAGSMTGISIRGSDPAWDNSLYVPTEVGRGSLVLIHGEVVHKSEQNLSDHSRHVYTFHLMEASGTVWSPENWLQPTAELPFPPLYT
- the LOC139039714 gene encoding phytanoyl-CoA dioxygenase domain-containing protein 1-like isoform X4, translating into MRGVEASQNKFQEDGFLVLEGFLSAEECVALQQRIGQIVAEMDVPPHCRAEFPPRILNKAEEQQKTQDNTEYFLSSGDKIRFFFEKGVFDEKGNFLVPPEKSINKIGHALHAHDPVFKGATHSSKVQAVARSLGFHRPVVVQSMYIFKQPRIGGKVPAHQDATFLYTEPLGRLLGLWIALEDTTVENGCLWFIPGSHTSGVSRRMVRTTAGSMTGISIRGSDPAWDNSLYVPTEVGRGSLVLIHGEVVHKSEQNLSDHSRHVYTFHLMEASGTVWSPENWLQPTAELPFPPLYT
- the LOC139039714 gene encoding phytanoyl-CoA dioxygenase domain-containing protein 1-like isoform X7 produces the protein MDVPPHCRAEFPPRILNKAEEQQKTQDNTEYFLSSGDKIRFFFEKGVFDEKGNFLVPPEKSINKIGHALHAHDPVFKGATHSSKVQAVARSLGFHRPVVVQSMYIFKQPRIGGKVPAHQDATFLYTEPLGRLLGLWIALEDTTVENGCLWFIPGSHTSGVSRRMVRTTAGSMTGISIRGSDPAWDNSLYVPTEVGRGSLVLIHGEVVHKSEQNLSDHSRHVYTFHLMEASGTVWSPENWLQPTAELPFPPLYT
- the LOC139039714 gene encoding phytanoyl-CoA dioxygenase domain-containing protein 1-like isoform X1, with the protein product MTGLSPSQLQKPQDERSGVPGGWIPGAGRILVCRGVCGPATEDWPDSGRDGCPSPLPCGISSSHPQQGRRAAENPGPAVTPCRCLSPSDTPSPQDNTEYFLSSGDKIRFFFEKGVFDEKGNFLVPPEKSINKIGHALHAHDPVFKGATHSSKVQAVARSLGFHRPVVVQSMYIFKQPRIGGKVPAHQDATFLYTEPLGRLLGLWIALEDTTVENGCLWFIPGSHTSGVSRRMVRTTAGSMTGISIRGSDPAWDNSLYVPTEVGRGSLVLIHGEVVHKSEQNLSDHSRHVYTFHLMEASGTVWSPENWLQPTAELPFPPLYT
- the LOC139039714 gene encoding phytanoyl-CoA dioxygenase domain-containing protein 1-like isoform X6; this encodes MSLPTAVRNFLLASSTRQKSSRKPRWAPGAGPAVTPCRCLSPSDTPSPQDNTEYFLSSGDKIRFFFEKGVFDEKGNFLVPPEKSINKIGHALHAHDPVFKGATHSSKVQAVARSLGFHRPVVVQSMYIFKQPRIGGKVPAHQDATFLYTEPLGRLLGLWIALEDTTVENGCLWFIPGSHTSGVSRRMVRTTAGSMTGISIRGSDPAWDNSLYVPTEVGRGSLVLIHGEVVHKSEQNLSDHSRHVYTFHLMEASGTVWSPENWLQPTAELPFPPLYT
- the LOC139039714 gene encoding phytanoyl-CoA dioxygenase domain-containing protein 1-like isoform X3, with the translated sequence MTGLSPSQLQKFQEDGFLVLEGFLSAEECVALQQRIGQIVAEMDVPPHCRAEFPPRILNKAEEQQKTQDNTEYFLSSGDKIRFFFEKGVFDEKGNFLVPPEKSINKIGHALHAHDPVFKGATHSSKVQAVARSLGFHRPVVVQSMYIFKQPRIGGKVPAHQDATFLYTEPLGRLLGLWIALEDTTVENGCLWFIPGSHTSGVSRRMVRTTAGSMTGISIRGSDPAWDNSLYVPTEVGRGSLVLIHGEVVHKSEQNLSDHSRHVYTFHLMEASGTVWSPENWLQPTAELPFPPLYT
- the LOC139039714 gene encoding phytanoyl-CoA dioxygenase domain-containing protein 1-like isoform X2: MTGLSPSQLQKPQDERSGVPGGWIPGAGRILVCRGVCGPATEDWPDSGRDGCPSPLPCGISSSHPQQGRRAAENPGGHLGQDNTEYFLSSGDKIRFFFEKGVFDEKGNFLVPPEKSINKIGHALHAHDPVFKGATHSSKVQAVARSLGFHRPVVVQSMYIFKQPRIGGKVPAHQDATFLYTEPLGRLLGLWIALEDTTVENGCLWFIPGSHTSGVSRRMVRTTAGSMTGISIRGSDPAWDNSLYVPTEVGRGSLVLIHGEVVHKSEQNLSDHSRHVYTFHLMEASGTVWSPENWLQPTAELPFPPLYT